Part of the Limihaloglobus sulfuriphilus genome is shown below.
TAAAAACCTAAAATTATCTGATTGTATAAAATTAGATAGACCCTGGGCCAAAATGGCATTTAGATATAAAAAAATACGAAAAAAAGCTAAAAATGAAAATCCACCAGGAGAAAATCTGTTTCTATGTGGCTTACTGCAATCATTAGTTTCAAAAGATAGAAGCTATCTTGATAATGTGGTTAAATTTGTCAGGGGAAATATTCCTGAAGACAAGCTATTATGTTTAGCGGGTATGGCCTTAGTGGATATCGGCCATTACGATGATGGTATTTGTATGTTAAGAAAGTCGGTTGAGATAAAACCCTCTATTGAACATCTGGAAGCATTAGCTGGGAGCTTGGAAAAGCCTGAAGATTTACAAGAAAAACTTGAACTTGCTAATCAAATACTGGAAATTAATCCCGACGATGTTGATGGTTTAAGGCATAAAATATTTGTTTTGCTTAAGGACGGTTCTCTTGATGAAGCGGAGCTACTTGCCAAGCAGGCTCTAAGTATTGCCCCTAACAACCTATTGGCTAAAGATGTTTTCTGTGAAGTATTATTTAGGAAAGGTAATTATGCAAAAGCGTTGGAACTCTATAAAAACACATATAATTATTTCAACAGGTCGCATTTTATATGGCAACAGATAGCCATTTGTTACAATCAACTTGGGCAATATAAGAAAGCGAGAAAGGCTGGCAATAAGATGGCGAAAGCGGCTAGAAAAATCGGCATAGATTATGGTGAATCAGAATTGGATGCTTTTTGGCGAAGAATGAATGATTACAACAACTCCAAGTGAGGCTGTTTTAAGAAGAATTAAAAGGGTTCGGTCTCTTTTAAAATACAACATATTTTATTACAATGAGTTACATGTATTTTTAAAAAGTATTATCACCGACTACTTCTACGACAGGCTCGGCAGGCGGATAAAGAAAACCGTCGGCTCGTTGACAACCTGGTTTGTCTATGATATGATGGGTAGCATGGTAGCAGAAAGTGGAAAGAATGGGACGGGTTACTGCTGTGCGAGACTTTATGAGTGTCGGGCCGGAAGCCCGACCTACGGGGTAAATGCTGGGCCAGACTTTTCTTATTTGTGAAGTTAGTAATACGGTTAATTATAAAAACATCGCATCCTATCGGCCTTGGTAAATAATGCTGTTACCGACCGGACAGTATAGACGGCTGCAAATTCAATCGATAGTGAGTATATCAATGAATATAGGCGGGGGCAGTTATTTACCAGCCAGTGCGGTCTTTCTTGCTCAGCAGGTTGTTTGCAATATCGTTGTTGGTTATTTTCATCTGCTGCTGATCGTAATAGATTTTCGACTGTGTGCGTTTGGCGATGTTACCAAGCAATACAAATTCCGTCAGCCGTGCAGAATATTCAAAGTCGGCGTTTGCCTTGCGTCCCTGCTTTATTGCCTCCACCCATTCCGTCTCATGTGAAGTTTCTACCCGCCTTAGCATTTTGGCTGGCCGCTTGTACTGCTGCATCTTCGTTTCTGGAATTATACGCGGGCTGTCGGCATATATGCCGCACATTATCGTGCCTTTATCTCCTTTAATAAGCAGCCCGCCTTCCGGCGGCACAGTCCGTTTGTCTTCAAGCTCATCGGGGCGGGGCACCCGAATACCTTCGTACCAGTTGAGTTTAACCGCAGGCAAATCACCCCTTGGGGCAAAATCGAATTGAACAATCGAGCTGATCGGGTTTGTCTGGTCATTCAGGTTTGAAACTGTTGCGCTTACCGATTCAGGCTGTTTTAGCTTAAGCGCCAAAAACACCGCATCGAGCGTATGTACGCCGCGGTCTCCCATCATGCCGCAGCCGAAGTCATACCATGCCCTCCAGCGGCCGGGGTGATATGTGGGGTGGTAATCCCTGTACGGTGCCGGGCCAAGCCACAAATCCCAGTCCAGCCCATCGGGTACCGGCGGTTTTTCATCAGGTATGTCATAATGTGTCGTGCACCAGTAGGCCTGGCCTGGAGGATAGTACGCCAGCGAGCACCACCCGTCAACAGAGTGAACGTCCCCGATCGCGCCGTCCCATATCCATTCGCATACAAGGTTTATGCCCTCGCCGGAGTGTCCCTGTATGCCCATTTGAGTAACCACGCCGGTCTCTTTTGCGACACGTGCGACTTCCCTGGCCTCTGCAACGGTATGGGTAAGGGGTTTCTGGCAGTAAACGTGCTTGCCGGCCTGCATACAGGCGATTGTTATGACCGCATGAGTGTGGTCCGGTGTTGCTATAACAACCGCATCAATGTCTTTTTCCTTTTCGAGCATTTCGCGGTAATCCTTATATCGCCTGGCTTTGGGATACCTCTCGAAGATCTTTGCCGCATTTGAGTGATCAACATCACATAAGGCGGCGATATTCTCGCTCTCAAGGTTTTTGAGGTTGTAAGATCCCACACCGCCGATGCCTATGGCCGCTATATTCAGTTTATCATTCGCGGCGTTATAGCCGCTGCCGCCGAGAATATGCCGGGGGATGAAGCTGAAAGCCGCCGCTGATGCCGCGGTACCAAGTAAATTACGCCTGTTGAAACTGAAATCCGTCATTTTTTACTCCTTATAATGAAGCCTGTGTTTGCCAAACTGGTAACCATTATAAGTTTACATGACAATTTTTCAATGAAAAAACCGGACGGCAAGAGAAAATATCGCGGCGGTTACGAATCATTAGCGGCTGTAAATGTTGGGCTGAAAGTCCAAGTTGCGGTGTGGTAATAATCTGTCGGGCTGGAAGCCCTACGGGGGCAATAAAACCGGATTTTTGCGGGTTTTGGTTATGAAATGGAGCTGATGAGATTCGAACTCACGACCTCTTGCATGCCATGCAAGCGCTCTCCCAACTGAGCTACAGCCCCGAATTGGAGGGGATTTCAAATACCGTCGGCTTTGAAGTCCGCGAAATTTATCAGAAAACAGCATATATATCAACAAAAAAATCCCGGTATTCGAGATTTTTATTGACGAAAATGAATTTTTTGGACATACTCTTTATTCTGTTTAAGATTTTAATTTAGTCAGTAGTCATTATTTACTCTTATAGTATTCTAAGGAGAACGCTATGCCGGCAGGCAAACCAGAACAAAGCAGCGCAATGCTTTACGGAATGATTGTATTCATAATACTTTTTGTTGCTGCAACTGTATTTGCTATAATGTTTTATGTTAAATACAGCGATACTTCGACCCAACTCGCAACCCAACAAAGCTCAAACCGCGAGCTTGCCACAGGTGAAGAGGCCCGTAACGTCGGGCAGCTCATTGGCGATCGCGACGGCAGCTATCTCGGCACTTTGCTGGGCCAGTTTGACAACCTTTACAAACTTGCAACCGGTAAAATGGCGGTTGAGGAGCAGAGCACCTCGGCTAAACTTTCTATGGCGCAAGAGCTCGTAAATGATATGTACGCCGCGGTTGGCGGCGGCAGTACTGCTCCCGATGATGTCAGCCTTGCCTGGATTGCCTCGCAGCTACGGTCGCAGCGTGATGAGTACATGCAGCGGAGTCAGACACTTGCATCGACAATTGAGCAGATGAAAGAGGATTGGGACAACGCTGTAGCCAATTTCAGCGAAACCGAAGAGCAGCTGCTTGAGGAAAAAGCGATTTTCAGCTCGCAGGCACAATCCATGCAGAAACAGGTTGACCAGATTCAGCAGCTTGCCGACCAGGGCGCAGAGACGCAGATGAGTATGCTTCAGAGCCAGCTTGAGGAGAAAAATCAGAAGATTTCAGCCACATCCCAGCAGCTTGCCGAGCTTGAAGAGCTTTATTCAAAGAGTGAATCTTCCAGAAGAAGGCTTGAAGAGAAGATTGAAAGCATTAAACCACGGCCTGATATAGAGTTGGAAGCGTATAAACCTGACGGTTATGTGCTTTCTGTTGATGTTCAGCGCGGAATTGCGTATTTGAGCATCGGAAGCGACGACAAGATATATCGCGGCTTGACATTTACCATATTTGACAAGGCCAACCCCCGTCCCGAGGACGGCAAGGGCAAGGCCGAGGTCAAGGTTTTCGAGGTAATGAGCAAAGTTTGTGCCGCACGGATTATACAATCCCGTCCTGATTCGCCGGTCATAGAAGGTGATATCGCCGCGAACCTTATCTGGGACAGCAAGACACCTTACCAGTTCGTTGTTACCGGCGAGTTTGACATAACCGGCGACGGGAAAGTTGATTATCGCGGCAGAGAAACCATCATGCAGCTTATCCGTGACTGGGGCGGTATAATTTCAGACGAGATCAGCGTTAACACTGATTTTGTTGTAGCCGGCAACCCGCCGCGCCGCATTTCAGAACCGGAAGGTGAAACTGACAGCGTTGATCCGCTTGCAGAGGAGAAATATGAGCAGACTCAGCAGTCATACCAGCAATACAAAGCATTGCTTGAGAAAGCCGGGGATCTTTCCATACCGGTATTTGACACACGCAGATTTATGAACCTGATTGGATACAACACCGAGGCGAAACTAAGTATGCCCAAGATGTAAAAGCAGCAGAATAACAGCAAGTTTTTGCATGTTAGCCAATAGAACAAACCCAAAGCCCGGCCGTACCGGGCTTTTTTTAAGTAATAAAATCGCAAGAGTTGATAAATAAGGAACTAAAATGTCGCAAACTCTCACTTATAAGATACTTGAAAAACATTTAGTTGAGGGCAAACTCCAACAGGGTGAACCCATAGGCATAAAGATAGATCAGACTTTGACACAGGACGCAACCGGCACAACCGCTTTTCTTCTGTTTGAATCGATGGGCCTTGACAGGGTGAAAACCGAGCGAAGTGTCAGCTACATTGACCATAATATGAGCCAGTTCGGCCCTGAAAACCACAACGACCATCTTTACCTGCAGACAGTTGCCGCCAAGAGCGGGGCATACCACAGCAGGGCAGGCAACGGTATATGCCATCAGATTCATCTTGAGCGTTTCGGCCGCCCGGGTGCGACGCTGCTCGGCAGTGATTCACACACCCCCACCGGCGGCGGTATCGGGATGATAGCTATCGGTGCCGGCGGAATGGACGTAGCCGTAGCTATGGGAGGCGGCGCGTTTTACCTGACCGCACCCAGGGTTATTGGTGTTGAACTTACAGGCGAGCTCTCACCGTGGGTTGCCAGCAAAGATATTATCTTAAAGTTATTGAGCATACTTTCAACTAAGGGCAATGTTGGTTGTGTTGTTGAGTATTTCGGCCCGGGCGTTAAAAAACTTTCTGTGCCGCAAAGGTCAACGGTGACTAATATGGGTGCTGAGCTTGGAGTAACAACAAGCATATTCCCAAGCGATGAAGTAACCGGGAAGTTTCTCAATGCCCAGGGCAGGCCGGAAGCCTTTGAAAAGCTCGAGGCGGACGAAGATGCCCAATATGACAGGGTTATAGAGATAAATCTGGACGAGCTTGAGCCGCTGGCGGCATGTCCATCATCGCCGGACAATATAAAGCCGGTCAAAGAGCTTGAAGGGATAAATGTCAATCAGGTGATAATCGGCAGCTGTACCAATTCCAGTTTTACTGACCTGATGATGGTAGCTAATGTTTTAAAGAGCTATAAAGTTCATCCGCTTGTGGAATTCGCTATTGCTCCGGGCAGCAGGCAGGTTTTGAATATGATGGCGGAGAATGGCGCTCTTTCCTGGATAATTCAATCCGGGGCAAGAATACTCGAGTGCGGCTGCGGGCCCTGCATCGGCCAGGGGTTCTCGCCGGCTAATGACACTGTCAGCGTCAGAACATTTAACAGAAACTTTGCCGGCAGGACAGGTACAGTCGGCGATAATGCGTACCTTGTCAGCCCGGAAACTGCCGTCGCTGCTGCGATAACCGGCCGTTTTGTCGATCCCAGGAGCCTGGATACTAAATATCCGACAGTGGAACTTCCCGAAGCGTTCCTGATTGATGACAGTATGATTGAAAAGCCGCTCACGCCTGAGCAGGCAAAAACGGCAGAGGTGCTTCGCGGCCCGACGATAGTAGTGCCCGAATCGCCAAAGGATTTGCCGGATGTTCTGGACAGCAAGGTGCTTTTAAAGTGCGGCGACAAGATCACTACCGACCATATCATGCCGGCAGGTATGTACTTGAAATACCGCTCCAATGTACCTGAATACGCGAAGGTGGTTTTCAACTGTTTCAATCAGCCGGATGAGCCGACGTTTGCCCAGAGGGCGCTGGAACTCAAGTCAAAGGGAATCGGCGGAGTAATCGTCGCCTCGGAAAGCTACGGCCAGGGTTCTTCACGTGAACATGCGGCACTTTGCCCGATGTATCTCGGGGTTCGAGCGGTTATTGCCCGAAGCATTGAGCGTATTCACAAGGCCAATCTGATAAACTTTGCTATTCTGCCTGTTGAATTCGCTGACGGGTCTGACTATGACAAGGTCCAGGCTGATGATGAGCTGGTGATTGTTGACCTGCGTGATGCAGTCAAGAATGGTGATTCGGTACTGATTCACAACCGCACAAGAAATATCAAGTTTACGGGTAAACTTTCTCTTTCTCAACGCGACAGAGAAATTCTTCTCGCCGGCGGTCTTTTGAGTTATACAAAATCAAAATCGCAAAGCTGACACACAGAAATTTTAAGCCGGGATAATGCCAGATAAACCAACCATCGCAGTATTCGGTTCAGGGGCCTGCAGCCCGGGAGAGCCGCTCTGGGAAACCGCGTTTGACGTCGGCCGGCAGATAGCACAGGCCGGTTGGCGGCTTATAAACGGCGGCTACGGCGGCACTATGGAGGCATCTGCCAAAGGTGCTTCTGAGGCGGGCGGTGGTGTGTGGGGTGTTACCTGTGAGGTGTTCGGCAGGGCGGGGGCCAACAGGTACATAAAGAAAGTCGTAGACACAAAAGAGCTCAAGGAGAGGCTCTTTACTCTGGTTGAGCTTGCGGATGCCTTTATAATCCTGCCCGGCTCGACAGGAACATTGCTTGAACTGGCAAGTGTTTGGGAGTATAATAATAAGTCGCTGTTTGAAAAAAACAAACCGGTAATACTTTTAGGTGATTACTGGAGAACTGTGGTTGACTTTGTATGTTCAGAATCGCCGCAGACCGGCACGGCTCTGCTGGGGGCATCTAATCCGGCCCAGGCGGTTAAGTTGTTAATTGACTCGGGGATAAAAACATGAAGTCCTTAAAAATTTTGTTGCTAATTGCTGTTAGTGTTCTATCTGTTGCTCTGGCGGAGCAGGAATCCCGTCCTGCACGGCCGGGGCTTATACGTGACGGGGTCAAAGCAGAGGGGATTGACGGCAGAGTGGTTTTTGATGAGAAGAATGAGCATTTTGTTTTTATTCCCGATGAGCGTTTTTCTGACGGCAGCAGGTTTATCAGGGCGGGCAGTGAAATTGAGCTCTTGCAAAACAATACACTTGAAGCTGTGCTCAAGGGGCAAGAACAAGAGAAAGGGGAGCTGGGCGTAAGGTTATGGGGTACTTTTACAAAGTATAAGGATAAAAATTACATATATTTATCAAGGTATCTGCCCTTGAAAAAGATTGTCCGGGAAAAAGACGCTCAAACCGGCGACGACGCCGGGAGCAGTGATGATGAGGCCCAAACCAGTGATGATAAAGAAAAACCGGATAATTCAGACGAGTCTCTGATTCCAACTGATATCCTCAGTCAGATGGAGCCGGAAAAGGTTGTTGATGTTAAAAAAATGAAAGAAATGCTCAGTGCCGGCAATGACGCTGCCGTGACTGACCGGACGGTTATTGTTGAAAAGCAGGGTGAAAAATATCTGTTAAAATTTGACTCCTATGGGCAAAATGTCTCTGATGAGTCTTTTACCCTCCTTAGCAGTGAGGCTATGGAGCTTTTAACCGGTTCTATGCGTGATGCCCCTTACCGCAGGCGTTTTGAGGTTGCGGGAATCGCGACAGTGTTTCAGGGTGAAACTTATTTTCTGCTCCAGCGTTTCAGGCGGGCCTATCCTTACGGCAATTTCCCCCGCTGAGTTTATTGCTTAAAAAAAATTGGGTGTTAGTGGTGTGGTTTGCCGCTAAGTTCAATCCCGTAGCAAAATTTTAATTATTTTCGTTTGTTTGTCTGGTTTCAGTTTCAAAGGATCTAACATGAATAAAAACGCAGAATTGATAAAGTCGGTTATTGCCGATGTTCCTGATTTCCCTGTAAAGGGAATTCTTTTTCGTGATATAACACCCCTCTTGGCGGATAATCGTCTCTATCGGCTGGCTTCTGAAATGATGGCTGAACCTTTCAGGGACAGACCGATAGATTATGTTGCATGTGTTGAGTCCCGCGGCTTCATCTTCGGCGGTCTCATAGCCGAACATCTCGGTGCGGGTTTTATTCCCATAAGAAAAAAGGGCAAGCTGCCGCGTGAGACTGTTTCCGAGGATTACGGCCTTGAGTACGGCAAAGACACGATAGAGGTGCATACAGACGCGTTTTCCAAGGGCAAACACGTTTTAATTGTAGATGATCTTCTCGCAACCGGAGGCACTGTGCAGGCGGCGGCAAAACTTGTAGAACGTGCCGGCGGAGTTGTCTCGGGGATGACTTTTCTAATAGAGCTCAGCGAGCTTAACGGCAAAGAGCTGATTTCAGAATATAATTACGCCTCTGTAATTAAATACTGATACATTGGTCGGCATATCTGCCGCGGCCGCTAAGGCGGTAAATCCCGAGAAATTCGCGGGCTCAGGCTCTTATGATGTCGGCTATCTTCATCAGGCGGCTTATATTGTCTCTTTCAACTTCGCTGAGTTTGTTGTTAATCAGCCGTATAGTTTCATCAGTCTCCGGTATTACGACGTGCTCGAGAACGTTCACCCTCCGGCGGGTGCTCTGAAGCTCTGTCGCCAAAAGTCTCGCCTGTTTTTCCTTTGCGGCCAGTTCTATAAGTCTGTCAAAGGTTCTCTCCAGAGCCCGCAGCGCCATATCAAGCTCGCCGCTGGTGTTGCCCATACCGTAGCAGATAATATCCCCCTCAAGCTCCTTGGCCATCTCAGGTACCTTTACATTCATAACCGAAGCGAAATTAACGGCTAACGAAAATCTCTTTGTCGGAACAGAAAGGGCGGCCTTCATATCTTCAGGTTCTACTGTGGCACGTGCCATCATAAATTTGCGGGATGTTCGGAGAATTTCCTGCTCAACCTCTTTGCGGAGTTTGCCGATATTCCTTGATATCTCGACAAGGCGGCGGCTTAGCTCATCACGTTTCTGGCTGAGCAGTTTATGCCCGCGTCTGGCAAGGGAGCCCTTCTTGCGAAGGTTCAAAAGCTCCATTCTGGTTGCTGTAACATTCTCAGCCATCAGTGCTGTCTCCAGAATCGGCGGTTTCGTTCTTGCGGAACTTCGGCATGTATTTTTCAATCAGTTCGACATCAATACGCTTGAGCTCACTGTCTTCAAACATGCTGAGCAGCTTCCAGCCCAGATCCAGTGTCTCCTCGATAGAGCGGTTCTCGTAATAGCCCTGCGAGATGTATTTCTTTTCGAACTCATTGGCGAATTTCATGTAGAGCAGGTCATCATCATTCAAGGCGCCTTCACCGAGAATAGCGGAGAGCTCCTGTGATTCTTTGCCTCTGGAATACGCCGCGTAGAGCT
Proteins encoded:
- a CDS encoding adenine phosphoribosyltransferase, translated to MNKNAELIKSVIADVPDFPVKGILFRDITPLLADNRLYRLASEMMAEPFRDRPIDYVACVESRGFIFGGLIAEHLGAGFIPIRKKGKLPRETVSEDYGLEYGKDTIEVHTDAFSKGKHVLIVDDLLATGGTVQAAAKLVERAGGVVSGMTFLIELSELNGKELISEYNYASVIKY
- a CDS encoding V-type ATP synthase subunit D, producing MAENVTATRMELLNLRKKGSLARRGHKLLSQKRDELSRRLVEISRNIGKLRKEVEQEILRTSRKFMMARATVEPEDMKAALSVPTKRFSLAVNFASVMNVKVPEMAKELEGDIICYGMGNTSGELDMALRALERTFDRLIELAAKEKQARLLATELQSTRRRVNVLEHVVIPETDETIRLINNKLSEVERDNISRLMKIADIIRA
- a CDS encoding Gfo/Idh/MocA family protein → MTDFSFNRRNLLGTAASAAAFSFIPRHILGGSGYNAANDKLNIAAIGIGGVGSYNLKNLESENIAALCDVDHSNAAKIFERYPKARRYKDYREMLEKEKDIDAVVIATPDHTHAVITIACMQAGKHVYCQKPLTHTVAEAREVARVAKETGVVTQMGIQGHSGEGINLVCEWIWDGAIGDVHSVDGWCSLAYYPPGQAYWCTTHYDIPDEKPPVPDGLDWDLWLGPAPYRDYHPTYHPGRWRAWYDFGCGMMGDRGVHTLDAVFLALKLKQPESVSATVSNLNDQTNPISSIVQFDFAPRGDLPAVKLNWYEGIRVPRPDELEDKRTVPPEGGLLIKGDKGTIMCGIYADSPRIIPETKMQQYKRPAKMLRRVETSHETEWVEAIKQGRKANADFEYSARLTEFVLLGNIAKRTQSKIYYDQQQMKITNNDIANNLLSKKDRTGW
- a CDS encoding tetratricopeptide repeat protein, whose protein sequence is MDANIRDLILSKNLKLSDCIKLDRPWAKMAFRYKKIRKKAKNENPPGENLFLCGLLQSLVSKDRSYLDNVVKFVRGNIPEDKLLCLAGMALVDIGHYDDGICMLRKSVEIKPSIEHLEALAGSLEKPEDLQEKLELANQILEINPDDVDGLRHKIFVLLKDGSLDEAELLAKQALSIAPNNLLAKDVFCEVLFRKGNYAKALELYKNTYNYFNRSHFIWQQIAICYNQLGQYKKARKAGNKMAKAARKIGIDYGESELDAFWRRMNDYNNSK
- a CDS encoding aconitate hydratase, which produces MSQTLTYKILEKHLVEGKLQQGEPIGIKIDQTLTQDATGTTAFLLFESMGLDRVKTERSVSYIDHNMSQFGPENHNDHLYLQTVAAKSGAYHSRAGNGICHQIHLERFGRPGATLLGSDSHTPTGGGIGMIAIGAGGMDVAVAMGGGAFYLTAPRVIGVELTGELSPWVASKDIILKLLSILSTKGNVGCVVEYFGPGVKKLSVPQRSTVTNMGAELGVTTSIFPSDEVTGKFLNAQGRPEAFEKLEADEDAQYDRVIEINLDELEPLAACPSSPDNIKPVKELEGINVNQVIIGSCTNSSFTDLMMVANVLKSYKVHPLVEFAIAPGSRQVLNMMAENGALSWIIQSGARILECGCGPCIGQGFSPANDTVSVRTFNRNFAGRTGTVGDNAYLVSPETAVAAAITGRFVDPRSLDTKYPTVELPEAFLIDDSMIEKPLTPEQAKTAEVLRGPTIVVPESPKDLPDVLDSKVLLKCGDKITTDHIMPAGMYLKYRSNVPEYAKVVFNCFNQPDEPTFAQRALELKSKGIGGVIVASESYGQGSSREHAALCPMYLGVRAVIARSIERIHKANLINFAILPVEFADGSDYDKVQADDELVIVDLRDAVKNGDSVLIHNRTRNIKFTGKLSLSQRDREILLAGGLLSYTKSKSQS
- a CDS encoding LOG family protein → MPDKPTIAVFGSGACSPGEPLWETAFDVGRQIAQAGWRLINGGYGGTMEASAKGASEAGGGVWGVTCEVFGRAGANRYIKKVVDTKELKERLFTLVELADAFIILPGSTGTLLELASVWEYNNKSLFEKNKPVILLGDYWRTVVDFVCSESPQTGTALLGASNPAQAVKLLIDSGIKT